One window of the Lactococcus lactis genome contains the following:
- the atpA gene encoding F0F1 ATP synthase subunit alpha: MAIKANEISSLIKKQIENFTPDFEVAETGVVTYVGDGIARAYGLENAMSGELVEFSNGVLGMAQNLDATDVGIIVLGDFLSIREGDTVKRTGKIMEIQVGEELIGRVVNPLGQPVDGLGELNTGKTRPVEAKAPGVMQRKSVSEPLQTGLKAIDALVPIGRGQRELIIGDRQTGKTSVAIDAILNQKGQDMICIYVAIGQKESTVRTQVETLRKLGAMDYTIVVTASASQPSPLLYIAPYAGAAMGEEFMYNGKHVLVVYDDLSKQAVAYRELSLLLRRPPGREAYPGDVFYLHSRLLERAAKLSDDLGGGSMTALPFIETQAGDISAYIATNVISITDGQIFLENDLFYSGVRPAIDAGSSVSRVGGAAQIKAMKKVAGTLRLDLASFRELEAFTQFGSDLDEATQAKLNRGRRTVEVLKQPLHKPLAVEKQVLILYALTHGHLDDVPVDDVLDFETKMFDFFDANYAELLNVITETKDLPEEAKLDEAIKAFKNTTNY; the protein is encoded by the coding sequence TTGGCAATTAAAGCTAATGAAATCAGCTCACTGATTAAAAAACAAATTGAAAATTTCACACCAGATTTTGAAGTTGCTGAAACTGGTGTCGTTACCTATGTTGGTGACGGTATCGCCCGTGCCTATGGCCTTGAAAATGCGATGAGCGGTGAGCTTGTTGAGTTTTCAAATGGTGTCCTTGGTATGGCGCAAAACTTGGATGCGACAGACGTTGGTATTATCGTACTTGGTGATTTCCTCTCAATTCGTGAAGGTGACACTGTAAAACGTACAGGTAAAATCATGGAAATCCAAGTTGGTGAAGAACTCATCGGACGTGTTGTAAATCCACTTGGACAACCTGTTGATGGACTTGGAGAACTTAATACTGGTAAAACTCGTCCTGTTGAAGCAAAAGCTCCTGGTGTTATGCAACGTAAATCAGTCTCTGAACCATTGCAAACTGGTCTTAAAGCGATTGATGCCCTCGTTCCAATTGGACGCGGACAACGTGAATTGATTATCGGAGACCGTCAAACAGGTAAAACATCAGTCGCTATTGATGCAATCTTGAACCAAAAGGGTCAAGATATGATCTGTATCTACGTTGCGATTGGACAAAAAGAATCAACTGTTCGTACACAAGTTGAAACGCTCCGCAAACTCGGTGCGATGGATTATACAATCGTCGTAACTGCGTCAGCTTCTCAACCTTCACCACTTCTTTACATCGCTCCTTATGCTGGAGCTGCAATGGGTGAAGAATTCATGTACAACGGTAAACACGTCTTAGTTGTTTATGATGATTTATCAAAACAAGCGGTTGCTTATCGTGAACTTTCACTCTTGCTCCGCCGTCCACCAGGTCGTGAAGCATACCCAGGTGACGTATTCTACTTACATTCACGTCTTTTGGAACGTGCTGCCAAATTATCTGACGATCTTGGTGGTGGTTCAATGACTGCACTGCCATTCATTGAAACACAAGCCGGAGATATCTCAGCTTATATTGCAACAAACGTTATCTCTATTACTGACGGTCAAATTTTCCTTGAAAATGACTTATTCTATTCAGGTGTACGTCCTGCCATCGATGCTGGTTCTTCAGTTTCTCGGGTTGGTGGTGCTGCACAAATCAAAGCCATGAAGAAAGTTGCTGGTACTTTGCGTCTTGACCTTGCGTCATTCCGTGAACTTGAAGCCTTTACTCAATTTGGTTCTGATCTTGATGAAGCGACTCAAGCAAAATTGAATCGTGGTCGTCGTACCGTTGAAGTTTTGAAACAACCATTGCACAAACCATTGGCTGTAGAAAAACAAGTTTTAATTCTTTATGCATTGACTCATGGTCATCTTGATGATGTTCCAGTTGATGATGTTCTTGATTTTGAAACAAAAATGTTCGATTTCTTCGATGCAAATTATGCAGAACTCTTGAACGTGATTACTGAAACTAAAGATTTGCCAGAAGAAGCAAAACTCGACGAAGCAATTAAAGCATTCAAAAATACAACGAATTATTAA
- a CDS encoding alpha/beta hydrolase codes for MAVINIEYYSEVLGMNRKVNVIYPESSKVEDFTQTDIPVLYLLHGMSGNENSWIIRSGIERLIRHTNLAIVMPSTDLGFYVNTTYGMNYFDAIAHELPKVINNFFPNLSTKREKSFIAGLSMGGYGAYRLALGTDHFSYAASLSGVLTFDGMEENFKENPAYWGGIFGNWETFKGSDNEILSLADRKQENKPKLYAWCGKQDFLFPGNEYATAELKKLGFDITYESSDGVHEWYYWTQKIESVLKWLPINYKQEERLS; via the coding sequence ATGGCAGTAATTAATATCGAATACTATTCAGAAGTTCTTGGGATGAATCGAAAAGTTAATGTTATTTATCCTGAATCAAGTAAAGTGGAAGATTTTACCCAAACAGATATTCCGGTGCTTTATCTTTTGCATGGAATGAGCGGAAACGAGAATTCTTGGATAATTCGTTCAGGAATTGAACGATTGATTCGGCATACTAATTTAGCAATTGTCATGCCCTCAACGGATCTTGGTTTTTATGTGAACACCACATATGGTATGAATTATTTTGATGCGATTGCTCATGAACTTCCCAAAGTAATTAACAATTTTTTCCCAAATCTATCCACAAAAAGAGAAAAAAGCTTTATCGCTGGTTTATCAATGGGAGGATATGGAGCTTATCGTCTCGCATTAGGAACTGACCATTTTAGTTATGCGGCTAGTTTGTCTGGCGTTTTGACTTTTGATGGAATGGAAGAAAATTTCAAAGAAAATCCAGCTTACTGGGGAGGAATTTTTGGAAATTGGGAAACTTTTAAAGGGTCAGATAATGAAATTTTATCTTTGGCAGATAGAAAACAAGAAAACAAACCCAAACTTTATGCTTGGTGTGGGAAACAAGATTTTCTTTTTCCAGGAAATGAATACGCGACAGCCGAGTTGAAAAAACTAGGTTTCGATATTACTTATGAAAGCTCAGATGGCGTTCATGAATGGTATTATTGGACCCAAAAAATCGAATCTGTATTAAAATGGCTCCCAATAAATTATAAACAAGAAGAACGCTTGAGCTAA
- a CDS encoding F0F1 ATP synthase subunit delta has translation MTKVNSQKYSKALLEVAQEKGQLEAILSEVSEMIQLFKEDNLAAFLSSEVYSFSAKSELIDTLLQTSSEVMSNFLNTVRSNGRLGDLGEILDETKNAADDMFKIADVEVVSSIALTNAQIEKFTAMAKAKFDLNEVTVINTVNEKILGGFIVNSRGKIIDASLKTQLAKIAAEIL, from the coding sequence ATGACAAAAGTAAATTCACAAAAATACAGTAAAGCTTTACTAGAAGTTGCCCAAGAAAAAGGACAACTTGAAGCAATTCTTTCTGAAGTTAGCGAAATGATTCAACTTTTCAAAGAAGATAACTTAGCTGCTTTTTTAAGTAGCGAAGTTTATTCATTCTCTGCAAAATCTGAATTGATTGATACTTTACTTCAAACTTCTTCAGAAGTAATGTCAAATTTCCTTAATACCGTTCGTTCAAATGGTCGTTTAGGAGATTTGGGTGAAATACTTGATGAAACTAAAAATGCAGCAGATGATATGTTTAAGATTGCTGACGTTGAGGTGGTTTCAAGCATTGCTTTGACAAATGCTCAGATTGAAAAATTTACAGCTATGGCGAAAGCAAAATTTGACCTAAATGAAGTAACAGTAATTAACACAGTCAATGAAAAAATTCTCGGTGGATTCATTGTGAATTCTCGTGGAAAAATTATTGACGCCTCACTAAAAACACAATTGGCTAAAATCGCCGCTGAAATCCTCTAA
- a CDS encoding DNA internalization-related competence protein ComEC/Rec2 has product MSCVLNKIPLIFLAYLSVILYFLIFNFNLLCLILFIFSSLLASYRKYYLVIPFLLVMGSFFLVVKMDTIKNSENQPTTLSKITMIPDTIQVNGDLLSFQGKERDQNYQVYETLKSKKEQKFYQNLSQNCQLSFTGNLQIPEKQRNFNGFDNQKYLASQDIYRQITIDKINKIVLNDTFDLRVLRRKAIVWSQTHFPKPMNDYMTGLLFGFLSKDFNQIGDIYSSLGIIHLFALLGMQVNFFIDWFRRIILRLGITREKLNIWQIPFSIFYAFMTGFSVSVLRALFQKNIRLNPLDNLAVTTFLLMIVSPKFLLTTGGQLTLFYAFVISMINHKFSELKGIRKLLTESSVISLSVLPLLILDFHIFQPFSILLTIGFGFLFDVILLPLLLGTFLLSLIGYNFNINHIFQILEWLIHEVDLPLHYPLVLGNPRPIELLILFFLIGLLIDNLFKKRRQIIFAGLIVCSFFICKNPIYPSITAVDIGQGDSIFLQDKFNKETILIDTGGRLALPQESWQKPQSQTNAEKTLIPYLESVGVSQIDQLILTHTDADHVGDFLNLADKIKIKEIWVSPGELTNNHFVEKLKKANIAIHISKVGDKIPIFDSALQVLSNGYTGKGDNNDSIVTYGNFYHTKFLFTGDLEQEGEKELLKNYPKLKVDVLKVGHHGSKTSSNSDFIKEINPKLALISVGEKNRYGHPNQETLETLKKNQIRILRTDQKGALKLMQINQQWRIRTVR; this is encoded by the coding sequence ATGAGTTGTGTTTTGAATAAAATTCCTTTGATATTTTTAGCTTATCTTTCTGTTATCTTGTATTTTTTAATCTTCAATTTTAATTTACTTTGTCTCATTTTGTTCATTTTTTCAAGTTTACTTGCCTCATATAGAAAATATTATTTAGTCATCCCATTTTTATTAGTTATGGGAAGTTTTTTCTTAGTAGTAAAAATGGATACGATTAAGAATAGTGAAAATCAGCCAACCACTCTTTCCAAAATTACAATGATCCCCGACACTATCCAAGTTAATGGTGATTTACTAAGTTTTCAAGGAAAAGAAAGAGACCAAAATTATCAAGTTTACGAGACTCTAAAAAGTAAAAAAGAACAAAAATTTTATCAAAATCTAAGTCAAAATTGTCAGCTGAGTTTCACAGGAAACCTTCAAATTCCAGAAAAACAAAGAAATTTTAATGGATTCGATAATCAAAAGTATTTAGCGAGCCAGGATATTTATCGGCAAATTACGATTGATAAAATTAATAAAATAGTTTTAAACGACACTTTTGACCTCCGTGTTTTAAGACGAAAAGCAATTGTCTGGTCACAAACTCATTTTCCAAAGCCAATGAATGATTATATGACTGGCTTACTTTTTGGCTTTTTAAGTAAAGATTTTAATCAAATAGGAGACATTTACAGTTCATTAGGAATTATTCATCTTTTTGCCTTATTGGGAATGCAAGTTAATTTTTTCATTGATTGGTTTCGTAGAATTATTCTTCGACTAGGAATAACGAGAGAAAAATTAAATATTTGGCAAATTCCCTTTTCAATTTTTTATGCATTTATGACAGGATTTTCGGTTTCAGTATTACGAGCTTTATTTCAAAAAAATATTCGTCTAAATCCTTTAGATAACCTAGCAGTGACAACCTTTCTTCTGATGATTGTCAGTCCTAAATTTTTACTGACAACAGGAGGACAACTAACTTTATTTTATGCTTTTGTCATTTCAATGATTAATCATAAATTTTCAGAACTAAAAGGAATAAGAAAATTACTGACAGAATCATCAGTGATTTCTTTGAGTGTTTTACCTTTACTCATTTTGGATTTTCATATCTTTCAGCCTTTTTCAATTTTACTGACGATTGGCTTTGGCTTTTTATTTGATGTAATCTTATTGCCTTTACTATTAGGAACTTTTCTCTTGTCTCTAATTGGCTATAATTTTAATATAAATCATATTTTTCAAATTCTAGAATGGCTAATTCATGAGGTTGATTTACCCTTACATTATCCTTTGGTTTTAGGGAATCCCCGGCCAATTGAATTATTAATCTTATTTTTCCTAATCGGTTTGTTAATTGATAATCTCTTTAAGAAAAGAAGACAAATAATTTTTGCTGGCCTAATTGTTTGTAGTTTTTTTATTTGTAAAAATCCAATTTACCCCAGTATCACAGCAGTTGATATTGGTCAAGGAGATAGTATTTTTTTGCAAGATAAATTTAATAAAGAAACAATTTTGATTGATACAGGCGGACGATTAGCCCTTCCGCAAGAAAGTTGGCAAAAACCTCAAAGTCAAACAAATGCCGAAAAAACACTCATTCCATATCTTGAATCTGTTGGAGTAAGTCAAATCGACCAGCTCATTTTGACGCATACGGACGCTGACCATGTTGGAGATTTTTTGAATTTAGCTGATAAAATAAAAATAAAAGAAATTTGGGTTAGCCCCGGTGAACTGACAAATAATCATTTTGTAGAAAAATTGAAGAAAGCAAATATTGCGATTCACATCAGTAAAGTTGGAGATAAAATTCCAATCTTTGATAGTGCTTTACAAGTTTTATCAAATGGTTATACAGGAAAAGGGGATAATAATGATTCTATCGTGACTTATGGAAATTTTTATCATACAAAATTTCTATTTACAGGGGATTTAGAACAAGAAGGAGAAAAAGAACTGCTCAAGAATTATCCTAAATTGAAAGTTGATGTCTTAAAAGTAGGTCATCATGGCAGTAAAACAAGTTCAAACTCTGACTTTATTAAAGAAATTAATCCCAAACTTGCCCTCATTTCGGTTGGAGAGAAAAATCGATATGGACATCCCAATCAAGAAACTTTAGAAACATTAAAAAAAAACCAAATCAGAATACTGAGAACCGATCAAAAGGGAGCGCTTAAACTAATGCAAATCAATCAACAGTGGCGAATCCGAACAGTTAGATAA
- a CDS encoding ABC transporter permease gives MKNQTWLVAKNIYRSRVKGVGFWALVLSPFLLGAIYLIIGLVISSGANQSPKMVVVDNPALTQILSKNDTLKADIRNESSLDDAKKDLSSGKIDGFLTEDNGAYTIVTDNKSSVKFDQSSFQTALTQVNISKTAQRLNLSAADVQELLSPAKFTMKTQTSSGQKSTGDGQTGANIAIGSIASILIFTLMMMYVGIIGQEIGNEKSSRIMETLLAATSSNVQYYGKIIGVILLLATQLGIYVLGFGIAYPFIKNLDQIKAIGTMLSGITFGFGIYLVAMSLIGILGYLILASIVASLVNEQAQVQQATQPIAFLAMIGYIGGIAGSTVPGNIVLKVLGFIPFISPTLMTSRLAIQYSTTTEAWIALGLQLLATLAIAKAGEKIYARNVLSYSDEKIMSQLFKGLTGRNSKKKTTDKLVSENGEKKNPWRRNSPLRLALVIIIILIILAYRFIFK, from the coding sequence ATGAAAAATCAAACTTGGCTTGTTGCAAAAAATATTTACCGAAGTCGTGTCAAAGGAGTGGGCTTTTGGGCACTTGTCCTTTCACCATTTTTGCTAGGAGCGATTTATTTAATTATCGGTTTAGTCATCAGTAGCGGGGCTAATCAAAGTCCAAAAATGGTTGTAGTCGATAATCCTGCTCTAACTCAGATTCTTTCTAAAAATGACACTTTAAAAGCAGATATTCGTAACGAGTCTTCTTTAGATGACGCTAAAAAAGACCTTTCTTCCGGAAAAATTGATGGATTTTTAACCGAAGATAATGGAGCTTATACCATTGTCACTGATAATAAATCAAGTGTCAAATTTGACCAATCAAGTTTTCAAACTGCACTGACTCAAGTTAATATTTCAAAAACAGCACAACGTCTCAATCTGTCAGCCGCCGATGTTCAAGAACTTCTTAGTCCAGCTAAGTTTACAATGAAAACACAAACAAGTTCTGGACAAAAGTCAACAGGTGATGGACAGACTGGCGCGAATATTGCAATTGGCTCCATTGCCTCGATTTTAATTTTCACATTGATGATGATGTATGTGGGAATCATCGGACAGGAAATTGGTAATGAAAAATCTAGTCGAATTATGGAGACGTTACTCGCGGCCACTAGCTCAAACGTACAGTATTATGGGAAAATTATTGGTGTAATTCTACTATTAGCGACTCAGCTTGGAATTTATGTGCTTGGTTTTGGAATTGCTTATCCTTTTATCAAAAATTTAGATCAGATTAAAGCAATTGGTACCATGCTTTCAGGGATTACTTTCGGTTTCGGAATTTATTTGGTAGCCATGTCTTTAATTGGGATTTTAGGTTATTTAATTCTCGCGTCAATTGTGGCATCTCTGGTTAATGAACAAGCTCAGGTGCAACAAGCTACTCAGCCAATTGCTTTTTTAGCGATGATTGGTTATATTGGGGGAATTGCTGGCTCGACTGTTCCGGGGAATATTGTTTTGAAAGTTCTTGGTTTTATTCCATTTATCAGTCCAACATTGATGACTAGCCGACTGGCTATTCAATATTCAACAACGACAGAAGCCTGGATTGCTCTTGGATTACAACTTTTAGCAACACTTGCCATAGCAAAAGCGGGTGAGAAAATTTATGCGCGAAATGTTCTTTCTTACAGTGATGAAAAAATTATGAGTCAACTTTTTAAAGGACTGACAGGTCGAAATTCGAAGAAAAAAACAACTGACAAACTGGTCAGTGAAAATGGTGAAAAGAAAAATCCATGGCGGAGAAATTCTCCACTGCGTCTGGCTCTTGTCATCATTATCATTCTAATAATTTTGGCTTATCGATTCATCTTTAAATAA
- the atpB gene encoding F0F1 ATP synthase subunit A, which yields MESTWTFNIGPIPFDGTITVMTFVTVLIVFGLVFWASRNMQLKPKGKQNVLEWVVDFVNGVSKDNVGPHEAPRFALMNFTLFSFLLIANCIGLVTKISTPGDVSLWKSPTANPTVDLTLALLVVVMSNTLGVQKFGFKGYLKVAFWKDPKGLLPMNILEEFTNALSLGLRLYGNIFAGEIMLGLIAGMIQSTMWMLPVAWILEVAWIGFSLFISALQAYVFVLLTNLYISHKIIAEH from the coding sequence ATGGAATCAACATGGACCTTTAATATTGGGCCAATTCCATTTGATGGAACAATCACAGTAATGACTTTTGTGACTGTCCTCATTGTGTTCGGTCTGGTATTCTGGGCGAGTCGCAATATGCAGCTCAAACCCAAAGGTAAACAAAATGTTCTTGAGTGGGTTGTTGATTTTGTCAATGGAGTTTCCAAAGATAACGTCGGCCCTCATGAAGCACCACGCTTTGCGCTCATGAACTTTACCCTCTTTTCTTTCCTTCTTATTGCCAACTGCATTGGGCTAGTAACCAAAATTAGTACGCCAGGTGATGTTTCCCTTTGGAAATCACCAACTGCAAATCCAACAGTCGATTTGACTCTTGCACTACTTGTTGTTGTAATGTCAAATACACTGGGTGTACAAAAATTCGGTTTTAAAGGTTACCTCAAAGTTGCCTTCTGGAAAGATCCGAAAGGTCTTCTTCCAATGAATATTCTGGAAGAATTTACAAATGCACTTTCACTTGGTTTACGGCTTTATGGGAATATCTTCGCGGGTGAAATCATGCTTGGTCTTATCGCCGGTATGATTCAATCAACCATGTGGATGCTTCCAGTTGCGTGGATTCTTGAAGTTGCATGGATTGGCTTTTCACTTTTCATTTCAGCCCTCCAAGCTTATGTCTTTGTCCTTTTGACAAACTTGTACATTAGCCACAAAATTATAGCAGAACATTAA
- a CDS encoding ComEA family DNA-binding protein, with protein MDKILEKVKEYWKMIVLVVCGLIAGGIFYVLTNGQKPTTNLSVENLSSVSRQSSVSKFSEPNEKSVSKIMVDLKGAVTKPNVYQISSDERLVDIIKEAGGFTDQADQKSINLSAKLKDEEVIYVPKIGENSSTENTDSSANSVTSQVSTTTEKININQADLTELQKLTGVGQKKAQDIIDFRTKNGDFKSLEDLGKVSGFGDKTLEKLKDELCFE; from the coding sequence ATGGATAAGATTTTAGAAAAAGTAAAAGAATATTGGAAAATGATTGTTTTAGTTGTTTGTGGGCTCATTGCTGGTGGGATTTTTTACGTTTTAACCAACGGTCAAAAGCCAACTACAAATCTGTCAGTAGAAAATTTAAGTTCTGTCAGCAGGCAAAGCTCTGTCAGTAAATTTAGTGAACCTAATGAAAAATCTGTCAGTAAAATTATGGTTGATTTAAAAGGTGCGGTAACAAAGCCTAATGTCTATCAAATTTCGTCAGATGAACGTCTAGTTGATATAATTAAGGAAGCTGGTGGTTTTACTGACCAAGCTGACCAGAAATCAATTAATCTGTCAGCAAAATTAAAAGATGAAGAAGTAATTTATGTCCCAAAAATTGGTGAAAATTCAAGCACAGAAAATACTGATAGCTCTGCTAATTCGGTCACTAGTCAAGTCTCAACAACCACTGAAAAAATAAATATCAATCAAGCAGATTTGACTGAACTACAAAAATTAACAGGTGTTGGTCAGAAAAAAGCTCAAGACATCATCGATTTTCGGACGAAAAATGGTGATTTCAAATCACTTGAAGACTTGGGAAAAGTTTCTGGTTTTGGAGATAAAACACTAGAAAAATTGAAAGATGAGTTGTGTTTTGAATAA
- a CDS encoding F0F1 ATP synthase subunit C, with protein MTITLAALGAIAIGLAALGAAIGDGLIVSNFLQAVARQPELEGKLRGSMFMGIAFVEGTFFIALAMAFLFR; from the coding sequence ATGACAATTACACTTGCCGCTCTTGGAGCAATTGCTATCGGTCTTGCAGCACTCGGAGCCGCTATCGGTGATGGACTTATCGTTTCAAACTTCCTCCAAGCCGTTGCACGCCAACCAGAACTTGAAGGAAAACTTCGTGGTTCAATGTTCATGGGTATTGCCTTCGTCGAAGGTACATTCTTCATCGCCCTTGCTATGGCATTCCTTTTCCGTTAA
- the atpF gene encoding F0F1 ATP synthase subunit B: MSTLLLEAAPNTVLGNIIVVSGAFIILLVLLRLFAWNAITSVFASRAKKISDDIDAAEANNKQAADLVKQRQAELARSKEEAANIIQVANDTASQNRAKVLATANEEATSLKKRAQEDIEQERKEALNTVKVDVADISVQIAEKLIGQSLDASAQQELIDSYLAKLGE, from the coding sequence TTGTCAACATTATTATTAGAAGCTGCTCCGAATACCGTTCTCGGTAACATCATCGTTGTATCTGGTGCATTTATTATCTTATTGGTATTGTTGCGCCTCTTTGCATGGAATGCAATTACTAGTGTTTTTGCAAGTCGTGCGAAAAAAATATCTGATGATATCGATGCAGCAGAAGCGAACAACAAACAAGCTGCTGACTTGGTTAAACAACGTCAAGCAGAACTTGCACGTTCAAAAGAAGAAGCTGCTAACATCATTCAAGTTGCAAACGATACTGCCTCACAAAACCGTGCGAAAGTACTTGCAACAGCAAATGAAGAAGCAACTAGTTTGAAAAAACGTGCGCAAGAAGATATCGAGCAAGAACGCAAAGAAGCTCTTAACACAGTTAAAGTCGATGTTGCGGACATCTCAGTTCAAATTGCTGAAAAGCTTATTGGACAATCATTAGATGCTTCTGCACAACAGGAATTAATCGACTCTTATCTCGCTAAGTTAGGAGAATAA
- a CDS encoding F0F1 ATP synthase subunit gamma, with product MGASLNEIKTKIASTKKTSQITGAMQMVSAAKLQKAESHAKAFQIYAEKVRKITTDLVSSDNEPAKNPMMIKREVKKTGYLVITSDRGLVGGYNSNILKSVMNTIRKRHANESEYTILALGGTGADFFKARNVKVSYVLRGLSDQPTFEEVRAIVTEAVTEYQAEEFDELYVCYNHHVNSLVSDARMEKMLPISFEESGQQKPSLETFELEPDRETILNQLLPQYAESMIYGSIVDAKTAEHAAGMTAMRTATDNAHSVINDLTIQYNRARQASITQEITEIVAGASAL from the coding sequence ATGGGAGCTTCACTTAATGAAATAAAAACTAAGATTGCCTCAACGAAGAAAACAAGTCAAATAACTGGAGCCATGCAAATGGTTTCCGCTGCGAAACTTCAAAAAGCTGAATCTCATGCCAAAGCATTTCAAATTTATGCTGAAAAAGTTCGTAAGATTACAACTGACTTGGTTTCCTCTGACAATGAGCCTGCAAAAAATCCGATGATGATAAAACGAGAAGTTAAAAAAACTGGCTATCTTGTAATTACTTCGGATCGTGGACTTGTCGGTGGCTATAATTCAAATATTTTGAAATCTGTCATGAATACTATCCGTAAACGTCATGCTAATGAAAGTGAATATACTATTCTTGCACTTGGCGGTACTGGAGCAGATTTCTTCAAAGCACGCAATGTTAAAGTTTCTTATGTCCTTCGTGGTCTTTCAGACCAACCAACTTTTGAAGAAGTTAGAGCGATTGTTACAGAAGCGGTAACTGAATATCAAGCAGAAGAATTCGATGAACTCTATGTTTGCTATAATCATCATGTGAACTCATTGGTAAGTGATGCACGTATGGAAAAAATGTTGCCTATTTCTTTTGAAGAATCAGGTCAACAAAAACCATCTCTTGAAACATTTGAATTAGAACCAGATCGTGAAACAATCTTAAACCAATTGTTGCCACAATACGCTGAAAGTATGATTTATGGTTCAATCGTTGATGCTAAGACAGCAGAACATGCTGCAGGTATGACAGCAATGCGTACTGCAACTGATAATGCTCACTCTGTTATCAATGATTTGACTATTCAATACAACCGTGCTCGTCAAGCATCGATTACGCAAGAAATTACGGAAATCGTTGCAGGAGCCTCAGCGCTTTAA